TGTGGGCGGTTTACGGGCAAGTATTTACAATGCAATGCCAATTGAAGGCGTTCAAGCCTTAGTCAACTTTATGGATACTTTTGAGAAGAACCACCGTTAAAGGAGTACACAATGACAAAACAAATTCAATTATTTAATAATATCGCCCCGAAAGCATTCGAAGATATTGAGGACGATTATTTCTTATCCAACGAACCCATTGATAATCCCGATGCAATTATTCTGCGCAGCGCAAAGCTTCATGACATGACCTTTGCGCCTGAGACGAAGTACATTGGCCGGGCGGGAGCTGGAACCAATAACATCCCCGTTGAACGTGCCACTGAAGCAGGAATCGTTGTCTGTAACGCCCCTGGAGCAAATGCGAATGGCGTGAAGGAATTGGCTGCCATGTCCTTAGTGATGGCATCACGCAACGTGTTAGATGCCTTGAAATGGACCGACTCACTTAAAGGGCAAGATGATATTGCCGCTAAAATCGAAGCCGGGAAGAAGAACTTCGTCGGCCGGGAATTACGCCATAAGAAGATGGGTGTCATTGGCCTAGGTTCAATTGGTGGGCGTGTAGCCAATATGTGTATCGATTTCGGAATGACTGTTTATGGTTATGACCCTTATGTAACCTTACGAAGCGCTTGGGGGGTTGACAGCCGCGTTAAATATACAGAAGACTTGCAAACTATCTTCAGTGAGTGTGATTTAGTTAGCTTACACGTTCCCTATACCGAAGAGAACCATCACATGATTAATAGCGACATTCTCGCTTATGCCAAAGACGGACTGATCCTCATCAATCTAGCCCGCGATGGCTTAGTAGACTTGGATGCACTGGAGGCAGCGATTGAAAGTGGCCGCGTTGGTACTTACGTAGTTGACTTCCCTGAAGAGAAGACACTTAATATGAGGAATACGATCAACATTCCTCACCTAGGTGCTTCTACCCCAGAAAGTCAAGAGAATGCTGCGCGCATGGTTATTAATCAAATGACTGACTACCTTGAAAACGGCAACATTACCAACTCTGTCAACTATCCTGACGTAAATCTTGGTGTCTGCCGCTCAACCGCTCGTATCGCACTAAACCACCGTAATATTCCAAACATGTTAGCGCAAATAATTGACTTCCTGCGCGAGAAGAATATTAATATTGCCACCTTAGCCAATGACCACCGCGGCGAATGGGCCTACACCCTCATTGATATCGAATCCGATATTACTGAAGAAACCCTTGAGAAGATGATTAATATCGACGGCGTTGTTCGCGCGCGCATTATCCGCCCCAACTAGAATATTCGTTTGAGACTGCCTTATCCTATACACAATATAGGATGAGGCAGTTTTTTTATGCGCCGACAAGTTGTCCATCTTCGGACCTCCCCAATGTCAACAAGGCATTATATTCCCCTCGACCTTCCTGAAAGGTTAAGGACTCACGCTCGCAACTCTTTCGGCATATTTAAAGCACGAAGGGTGGGCACCGAACCAATGATGTACGTTCACTCAAGAAGTTCTGCCCAAAAATTATTTTACTATCGCAATATTTATCAATTGGGTTATAATAAGGAAAAGAACATTTTGCGGTACAGCAAATAGATGGAGGCATACAATGAAGCGTTCAAGTGGCGTATTATTACATATCTCTTCTTTGCCAAATGATTTCGGAATCGGGAGCTTTGGCCAATCAGCTTATGACTTTGTCGACTTCCTTGTAGAAAGCGAACAAAGTTACTGGCAAATTCTTCCTTTGACCACTACGAGTTACGGCGACTCCCCTTACCAATCTTTCTCAGCTTTTGCAGGAAATACACATTTTATCGACTTTGAATTATTGGCCGAAGCGGGCTTACTCGAAAAGGCGGATTATGAGAATATCCCCTTTAGCCAGAATCCTGAATCCGTTGACTATGCCCGAATTTTCAATTTAAGGCGTCCAGTCTTGGAGAAAGCGGTACAGCGCTTTATTGAGCGAGGGGACTTCAGTGACTATGAAACCTTCCATCAGGAGAACCACGACTGGTTGGAGCCTTTCGTTGAATATATGACCGTTAAAGAGGACCATGAATTAAAACCCTGGTATGAGTGGCCTGAAGCTTTACGCTACCGTCATCATGATGCCCTTGAAGTATATCACCGGGACTATCAACCACAATTAAATTACCACCGGGTAACCCAATATTTCTTCGCCAAACAGTGGCAAGCATTGAAGAACTATGCCAATCGCAAGAAAATCCAAATTATTGGCGACTTGCCGATTTATGTCGCTCGTGATAGTGTCGAGATGTGGACCCAGCCCGAATTATTCAAAGTTGACGAGACGAAAACGCCGACCAATATTGCTGGCACACCGCCAGATAACTTTACGGAAGATGGCCAATTCTGGGGTAACCCAATTTACGATTGGAACTATATGGCCGAGCAGGAGTATGCTTGGTGGAAGCACAGAATTGTAGAAAGCTTCAAGCTCTATGATGTCTTGCGTTTCGATCATTTCCGTGGCTTTGAATCATACTGGGATGTCCCTTATGGCGCTGAAACGGCCGCTGAAGGAGATTGGACTAAAGGTCCAGGGCTAAGTTTCTTCCAGAATATCGAAGCGAGTCTCGGTGAACTATCGATTATTGCAGAAGATTTAGGCTTTATGACCGATGCCGTCATTGAAATGCGTGAAGCAACCGGTTATCCAGGTATGAAGATTCTACAATTTGGCTTCACCGGCAAAGGCGACAGCTTAGATTTACCACATCACTATAAGGAAAATACCGTTGCCTATGTTGGAACACATGATAATGAAACAGCCCTCGGCTGGTATAAGGACTCCGCCTCACCAGAACAGCGCAAACAATTGCGTAAGTATTTGAATTTGAGTTTAACCGATAATATCCCTGCAGCCATGAACCGGGCGATTGCCGCCTCGGTCAGTCGTTTAGCCATATATACCATGCAAGATTTGCTAGGCTTGGATAATCGTGCCCGGATGAACGAACCGTCAACCCTTGGCCATAACTGGCAATGGCGCATGACGGCAGATGCCATCGATGATGAGCTGACAGAACGACTCAAAGACATGACTGAGACCTTCTTCCGCCAACGCACAGAAGCTGAAATCTTTGATGAAGCAGAAGTGGCCGAGGAATATATGCCGGATTAGGAGGATATAGCTCGCCAAGGAATGTGTCCCAATAGCCTCAAGAAGAAGGCTCCCATTACAAATAGGGTGTACTTAAGCTAAGCTTAGGTACACCCTATTGTATACAATCTATGCTGAAAAGAATCTCCCCTGAAATACGGTCATATCATCGTACTGTAATACTTACATTAATTGAGGCCTATAATTTTGGGCGAGTTTAGATTGGTGTTACTTTACGTTAAAACTAGCGCCCGCTCCTCTTTTGAGCCAAAAGGCCTTAAAGAAATAAAAGCCATCGCAAAAGTAGAGAAATTATGCAAGAAGGCAATGGTATTGCTTGAAAGTAAATTGACAAGCCCTGCTCCAATGAGGCCCCCATTAAAGCCTAGAATAAAGGCTTGTGATTTACGTAATCGCTCGGTTAATTGCCGGCTTAGGGCAATCAGCGTAAACATATCGGTTAAGCGGTCCGAATAGATAATAATATCACTCACTTGGCGCGCTAAATCAGAAGTCTCTTTCAAGACAAGGCCGATATCTGCTAATGACAAGGCGGCGGAATCATTAATGCCATCGCCAATCATTGCTACCCGGTGTCCTGCTTCTTGCTCTTGTTGGATGACCGCATACTTTTCTTCCGGTAAGACTTCTGCGTACACTTCATCGAATTGAATACCAATTTGCTTGGCGAAAGCTTCAGCTCGATTAGCTTGATCTCCGGTTAGGAGAATGATGCGTTTGCCTAAGGCTTGGAGTCCTGCCAAGGTTTCTTGAGCATCCGGGCGAACTAGGGCATCAATGCAGAAGATGCCGATTAGCTGGTTGTCGTAAGCTAAGTAGAGCAAGTTATAGTCCGTCTCATAGGCGTCAATCACCTTTTGGGCAGCTGGGCTTAGGGCTACTTGCTCGTCATCTACAATGAAGTGCTTGCTGCCAATGACCACGCGCTTGCCATCAATACTCGATTCAATCCCATGAGCTACAATATAATTTATATCGTTGTGCATTTCTTCATGTTCAATATTGCGTTCCTCTGCCAGTCTTACCATGGCATCAGCAATTGGGTGATAGAAATGCTCTTCTAAACATGCCCCAATCCGAATGACTTCATCTTGTTCATAGCCATTCAAAGGTACAACCTTGGCGACCTCAGGTAGCGAGGTCGTCAATGTACCGGTCTTGTCGAAGACAAAGGTATCGATAGCATCGAAATTCTCGATAAATTTGCTCCCTTTAATGACGACGCCTTCATCAGCGGCGTCCTTCATCGCCGTAAGGTAATTCAAGGGGCCAATAAGTCTTAAAGCACAAGAGAAGTCCACTAAGAGGAAGCTCAAGGCTTTCTCAATATTGCGCGTCAATGCGTAAGTTAAACCCAGTCCCAGGAAGTTGAACTTCACAAGGCGATTGGCTGTAACTTCTAACAGCTTCTCGTCTGAAGATTTTAAGCTTTCAGATTGGGTAATTAAGTCCACCAATTTCGCAATAGCTGTCTCACTTTGCACCCGGGTCACTTGAATATGTAACTCCCCTTCTTCCAGAACAGTATTAGCGTAAACTTCATCCCCCACATGCTTGTGCACCGGGAAGGCTTCACCGGTTAAACTCGCTTCATTAATAGCTCCATTCCCCTTTTGAATGAGGCCATCAAATGGTAGTAAATGGCCTTTATACACTTGAATAATGTCGCCTGCTTTCACCGTATCGGCGGCCACTTCAACAAATTCATCAGCCTCTTGCTTCCAAACCCGGTCAATGGATAAAGCTAAGCTGTCTTTCAAATGATGGTAAGACGCACGTAAGGTATTTGCTTCCAATTGATCACTCAAGGTTAAGAGAAAGTGGATCGAGCTGGCGGTTTCAAACTCTCCGCGAAGCAGGGATACCGTAATGGCGGTTGCATCAAGCACTTCAACCGTTAAGGCTCCTTGACGCAAGTCTTGGTATGCTTTCGTTAAATACTTAGCTCCTGCATATAACATATTCAGATAACGCAAGGGCTGGGGCACAAGTGTCTTGTAGAAGAGGCGATTGACGACCGCTCGGCGAATAGTTTCATAAGCCGTTTGAGGGGGCTCTTCAACTTCTGTTTGGTAAGCCTCGCGAATCGCGTCCTTATCCAACTGCTTAAAATAAAGCAGGAGGGCCTCGGTCTGATGCGGCTTGAAATAAACCACAAGGGTGCGGGTAGTAGAATACCACTGGAGGCGATTTATATGTAATTGTTCTCGTAATTCTCTTTCAATATGTGCCCGCACCGATGCTGTTAAGGGAATATCTAAACGCAAGCGCAGACGCCCCGGGGTACGGTGCAGAATATTGACCATAGAATTAAGGGCTTGACCTCTCTGCATAAGCTTAAACTTCTTCAGCTTCGCCTAAGAGTTCCAAGGCTTCTGCTTCTTTCTTGGCTTCATAAATAGCCTGAGCATCCGCTAGTACATCTTCACCTTGCTGCTTAACATGGTCAATTGAAGCTTCGATTTCATCCCGTGCTTCATAGCCTTTAGCAATAACGTTTGCGTATAAACGCTTAGCGTCTTTACCTGTTAAGACTTTTAAGCCAAGGGTACCAAACAATACACCGCCTAGAAAAGGCTTAGATTTTCTCGCTACTTTAACGACTTTTTCAAATTTATCCATACTGATTCACTCTTTCTAATAATATTTTTAACTTTCGACCTTGTATTATAGCAAGGCGTTCATTCATCGTCAAGCCTGCAATGCCCCCTTTCTTACGCCTTTATTAGCCTCAGCTAAATTATACCATATTTCTTAATAAGCTTCCTTAAAGAACACTCAACGAGCTACCCTAAGACAGCTCGTTGCTGCAAATAACGCTTACTTATAGCCACCCGGTTGAACTTTCTGCAAGATGACACCCGTCAGTGGCTCTAGACTAAGCTGACTTTGGGAAATTTTCACACCTTGAGGGGCGCTAATACCTGAAGCTTTAACTTGCCTTTGATCGGCAAGAATACGTGAACCAGTCAAGTCTTGCTTAAAGGTAAATTGGCGACGCCGTTCATCTGCATTAACTACAATGATGTAAGTCGCTTGAGCATCTTTAATTTCGTAGGCAATTGCTAAATCAGCCAGGGCAATTTCAGGCAAATACAAAGCTTGAACAGCCTGGTCCACTTCTAGTAAAGTCCCTAAATGAAAGGCTGGTGTTGCCCGCCTCAAATGAATCAAACCACGGGTATACTGGTAGGTCTGATACTCGATAGGATAAGCCTCAGAATCTAGCACTTTCTGCCATTCAAACATATTTATTGCATCAGAAGAAACATAGGAATCGTCAATAAAATACGGATAGTCGAAAGGCTTACCCTGAGAATCTCGCACCAGAATTGAACGATGTGGCTTGCATTCGTTGGCTACCTCTGTTTTATAAGCAGGATGTTTAAATTGCTTGGTCCGGCCGTATTCTTGACCTGAGTGCATAAAGGCAATCCCTTGGGACGTCATAAGCAATAAATTCCCCAGACGAATCCTTTGGTGTATTTCTTCCTTCGCTTTGTCAGGATCTTTCTGGATAGAGTAGGCGATGACATCGTGCAAGGTCATATTGTCATGCGCTTCGATGTATTGAACAACATCACCAGGATCATCTGCAATAAAATTCGACGGTTGGGCTTTAATGTTCTGGAAGAGTTTTTGGACATCGGTCGGCCCTTTGGTCAAGAAGTAAGGATAACCTTCACTCCCGAAACCACCTTTGAGAATGTTGCGGTATTCATCAGAGAAGGAAGATACGTCGTTGGTTAACTTCATCCATTGTTGATTGGCTGGACGGACATTCGGTTCAGCCTCATCTCCTACATAAGTATCCCAGCCTTCACCCAACATAAGCGTATTGGGATTTAACTTACTCACCTCATCATAGGCAAGTTGCACCGTTTCAGCGTCCAAATCCCCCATCATATCAAAGCGAAAGCCATCTACTTTATACGTCTGCGTCAAATATACTAAAGAATCAATAACCAAGCGTCGGGTCATAAAATGGGTGGTCCCCAACCGGCCCCCACCGAAATTAGTCCGAGCTGTCCCGTCATTATTCATGAAGTGATAGTAATGTGGTTCTAAATTCTCCAAGACATACAAGCCACCTGTGTGATTGTAGACAACATCGAGAATTACCCCCATCCCCTGCCCATGAATTGCATGAACCAAAGCTTTAAACTCTTCAATCCGACAATATGGATCCAATGGATTAGAATTATACATCCCTGTCAAGGCGAAATAATGATGCGGATCATAACCCCAATTATATTTCCCGCAATTTGAGTCGTAAGTTAACGTCCGTTCCACAGCACGCAGCTCATTAACGTTCAAAAAATTCATCACCGGCAGTAACTGGATATGGGTCACGCCCAAATCCTTTAAATAAGGCAAGCGCTCAGCAAAGGCCTTAAAAGTCCCGAAGTTCGCCTCTAAGGCCCCATCAATAGATGGATCGCTGGAGAAATCGCGGACATGGGTTTCATAAATAATAGCATCTTCTCGCTTGGTATAACCGGGAATCTCGGCATAATCCAACGGCACATCAACCTTAGCCGGATCAACAATAGCCGCTTTACCAATGTATGCATCCGATGCTTTGCCGTCCCAGGCTGCCATAGACTTCGCATAAGGATCCAAAGCCAATCGACTGCGCTTACCTTCATAAATACGGTAGTGGTAGAAATAGCCGTCTAAGGAGGCAAGGCCCGTATTGAGTTTATTTAACTCGATGTGCCAAACACCCCGCTCACCTCGAGTCATCTTAAGGGTCGCAAGCTCATGATATTGGTCATATTTATTATATAAATGCACTTCTACAAGTGTCGCCGACGGCGCCCACACACGCAAAATAGCTCGCCCATCTTCCAACAACTCAGGTCCTAGCGGACCCTCATAGGCGAAGTTGTGATCTTTCTCTCTCCAAGTCATTTTGTTGGTTTGTTTTCTTGGCATATTCTCTGTCCTTTTCTAAGCTTTCATTTTTTCATCCAAATATAGTATAATCGAATTAAATTCATTTATCGACAGAAAGGGGTACCTTATGATCGATCAGTTGTTAAATATTCAAACAACACAGAAACGAGACTGGCCGATTCATATACGCCATAAATACAGTCGCCTTGAGCCAACTGCTTATCCAGCGCTTAAGCAGCTGGAGAAATTGCTAGAATTTGACGAAACGTCCCATTGGGTAGACATTGGTTGTGGTTCGGGTCGGACCCTCTTCTACTTCAATCACTTTGCCCAAATTGAAGCAACCGGTATTGAATTGCACCCGGTGACCTTCCAAGAATTAACAGACAATTTAGACCGATACCAGCAAGCCCACCCGGACAAGCCGCCCATCCATCTCATTCAAGCTGATGCTACGAAAACCCGCTGGCAAGATAGCTACACGCATTTATATTTTTTCAATCCTTTTAGCTTACCAATACTGAAACGGGTCTTACAGGCAATTCAAGCGAATTATCGCCAAAGCTCACGGGATACTTACCTCATCTTCTATTACGTCCTCCCAGAAATCGAACGTTTCCTTTCCCAGCATACGCAGTTAGAACTTGTCTATTCAGTTCCTTATCAGCATGCCATCGATGCAGCAGACCGCTTTATGATTTACCGAATTTAGGTTGCATACTACACTGGAAACTCCCTTGATTGATTTCTTTTAGAATATCAACCAGGGGAGTTTCATCTATGAGTAGATCACTCATCTATTGTACCATCACGCATACCAAAGTAATTTTCTAACGCTTGAATTTGCTCTTCTAAACTATGACCAATATCTGTCTCAGCAACTTTGACCCGGTGGTCACGAATATGAACCATCTTCTGCTCAGGCAAAATCTCACGCATATGCTTGATAGCATCAGCCTTAGACGTAAATGGATGGTGGGCAGCTAAGTACACTTCGTGTGAATTATCCACCAGGGTATAACCAGCGATACCGGTTACTTTCTGATAAGCCTTGGATAAACCACCATCAATGACCAGCATCTTGCCATTTGCCTTAATCGGATTCTCCCCTTCCATCGCTTT
This region of Suicoccus acidiformans genomic DNA includes:
- a CDS encoding heavy metal translocating P-type ATPase; this translates as MQRGQALNSMVNILHRTPGRLRLRLDIPLTASVRAHIERELREQLHINRLQWYSTTRTLVVYFKPHQTEALLLYFKQLDKDAIREAYQTEVEEPPQTAYETIRRAVVNRLFYKTLVPQPLRYLNMLYAGAKYLTKAYQDLRQGALTVEVLDATAITVSLLRGEFETASSIHFLLTLSDQLEANTLRASYHHLKDSLALSIDRVWKQEADEFVEVAADTVKAGDIIQVYKGHLLPFDGLIQKGNGAINEASLTGEAFPVHKHVGDEVYANTVLEEGELHIQVTRVQSETAIAKLVDLITQSESLKSSDEKLLEVTANRLVKFNFLGLGLTYALTRNIEKALSFLLVDFSCALRLIGPLNYLTAMKDAADEGVVIKGSKFIENFDAIDTFVFDKTGTLTTSLPEVAKVVPLNGYEQDEVIRIGACLEEHFYHPIADAMVRLAEERNIEHEEMHNDINYIVAHGIESSIDGKRVVIGSKHFIVDDEQVALSPAAQKVIDAYETDYNLLYLAYDNQLIGIFCIDALVRPDAQETLAGLQALGKRIILLTGDQANRAEAFAKQIGIQFDEVYAEVLPEEKYAVIQQEQEAGHRVAMIGDGINDSAALSLADIGLVLKETSDLARQVSDIIIYSDRLTDMFTLIALSRQLTERLRKSQAFILGFNGGLIGAGLVNLLSSNTIAFLHNFSTFAMAFISLRPFGSKEERALVLT
- a CDS encoding phosphoglycerate dehydrogenase; amino-acid sequence: MTKQIQLFNNIAPKAFEDIEDDYFLSNEPIDNPDAIILRSAKLHDMTFAPETKYIGRAGAGTNNIPVERATEAGIVVCNAPGANANGVKELAAMSLVMASRNVLDALKWTDSLKGQDDIAAKIEAGKKNFVGRELRHKKMGVIGLGSIGGRVANMCIDFGMTVYGYDPYVTLRSAWGVDSRVKYTEDLQTIFSECDLVSLHVPYTEENHHMINSDILAYAKDGLILINLARDGLVDLDALEAAIESGRVGTYVVDFPEEKTLNMRNTINIPHLGASTPESQENAARMVINQMTDYLENGNITNSVNYPDVNLGVCRSTARIALNHRNIPNMLAQIIDFLREKNINIATLANDHRGEWAYTLIDIESDITEETLEKMINIDGVVRARIIRPN
- a CDS encoding alpha-amylase family glycosyl hydrolase, which encodes MPRKQTNKMTWREKDHNFAYEGPLGPELLEDGRAILRVWAPSATLVEVHLYNKYDQYHELATLKMTRGERGVWHIELNKLNTGLASLDGYFYHYRIYEGKRSRLALDPYAKSMAAWDGKASDAYIGKAAIVDPAKVDVPLDYAEIPGYTKREDAIIYETHVRDFSSDPSIDGALEANFGTFKAFAERLPYLKDLGVTHIQLLPVMNFLNVNELRAVERTLTYDSNCGKYNWGYDPHHYFALTGMYNSNPLDPYCRIEEFKALVHAIHGQGMGVILDVVYNHTGGLYVLENLEPHYYHFMNNDGTARTNFGGGRLGTTHFMTRRLVIDSLVYLTQTYKVDGFRFDMMGDLDAETVQLAYDEVSKLNPNTLMLGEGWDTYVGDEAEPNVRPANQQWMKLTNDVSSFSDEYRNILKGGFGSEGYPYFLTKGPTDVQKLFQNIKAQPSNFIADDPGDVVQYIEAHDNMTLHDVIAYSIQKDPDKAKEEIHQRIRLGNLLLMTSQGIAFMHSGQEYGRTKQFKHPAYKTEVANECKPHRSILVRDSQGKPFDYPYFIDDSYVSSDAINMFEWQKVLDSEAYPIEYQTYQYTRGLIHLRRATPAFHLGTLLEVDQAVQALYLPEIALADLAIAYEIKDAQATYIIVVNADERRRQFTFKQDLTGSRILADQRQVKASGISAPQGVKISQSQLSLEPLTGVILQKVQPGGYK
- a CDS encoding DUF6110 family protein; amino-acid sequence: MDKFEKVVKVARKSKPFLGGVLFGTLGLKVLTGKDAKRLYANVIAKGYEARDEIEASIDHVKQQGEDVLADAQAIYEAKKEAEALELLGEAEEV
- the malQ gene encoding 4-alpha-glucanotransferase, translated to MPKNYFTIAIFINWVIIRKRTFCGTANRWRHTMKRSSGVLLHISSLPNDFGIGSFGQSAYDFVDFLVESEQSYWQILPLTTTSYGDSPYQSFSAFAGNTHFIDFELLAEAGLLEKADYENIPFSQNPESVDYARIFNLRRPVLEKAVQRFIERGDFSDYETFHQENHDWLEPFVEYMTVKEDHELKPWYEWPEALRYRHHDALEVYHRDYQPQLNYHRVTQYFFAKQWQALKNYANRKKIQIIGDLPIYVARDSVEMWTQPELFKVDETKTPTNIAGTPPDNFTEDGQFWGNPIYDWNYMAEQEYAWWKHRIVESFKLYDVLRFDHFRGFESYWDVPYGAETAAEGDWTKGPGLSFFQNIEASLGELSIIAEDLGFMTDAVIEMREATGYPGMKILQFGFTGKGDSLDLPHHYKENTVAYVGTHDNETALGWYKDSASPEQRKQLRKYLNLSLTDNIPAAMNRAIAASVSRLAIYTMQDLLGLDNRARMNEPSTLGHNWQWRMTADAIDDELTERLKDMTETFFRQRTEAEIFDEAEVAEEYMPD
- a CDS encoding class I SAM-dependent methyltransferase, giving the protein MIDQLLNIQTTQKRDWPIHIRHKYSRLEPTAYPALKQLEKLLEFDETSHWVDIGCGSGRTLFYFNHFAQIEATGIELHPVTFQELTDNLDRYQQAHPDKPPIHLIQADATKTRWQDSYTHLYFFNPFSLPILKRVLQAIQANYRQSSRDTYLIFYYVLPEIERFLSQHTQLELVYSVPYQHAIDAADRFMIYRI